From a region of the Phaseolus vulgaris cultivar G19833 chromosome 6, P. vulgaris v2.0, whole genome shotgun sequence genome:
- the LOC137832964 gene encoding uncharacterized protein gives MATTRRGTARAAGEEMSMQQVLEIMRGLQDDMVDSKIEQERMQADLDASHVRNDELRRVNEELRRSLRNNQVQRENEEVEHLTPPREFSTPFSQEILDAAIPNTFAGPKAIFTGMEDPEAHLTAFHTQMVLVGGSDAARCKLFMSTLTGMAMDWFISLPSGHITSFQQLSQLFREQYLANRAPPPVSYDLFDVKQYQGESLKEYINRFGSQVVKVGTSEEPMIVYAFRKGVCPGPFCESIIRNRPRTFAEIRRRAVEHIASEGEVCEKRTSVVPSRPRAQTRAQPVRVNETTTGRKKPEGRRPYETRKPQPRGPAGGDRPVRERARPARYNFVVELKDLIVVPNIAERLRRPAKTDKVLGPRKDSWCEFHEAFGHHIHNCLSLGYQLDELVRSGFLKDYVAEPATTAAPPAPKEEQAHEMPVLGEVHTIAGGFSGGGPTASLRKKYARGVNSIEERISGEPWESDLVFTREDLRDVVPHDNDPVVISVVTAGRKVHRVLVDQGSSADVMFLSTFNKLRLSPDLLRPYTGCLYGFADNQVEVRGYLELRTTFTDGEASRTESIRYLVVNANSAYNILLGRPALNRLNAVSSTRHMKMKLPDLSGKVIVIKSDQEETRKCYENSLKSKKSVFMVFERPPSVDATMVEATPSGSTPVEATPVGATPEADTLMEESPDGTAPAEEVTPIQDNSSDQQATNVVDRSIGDKTFKLGHLLGQEEREAVAEVISRHLDAFAWSASDMPGIDPDFLCHHLSMDTTVRPVRQRRRKFNEERQLVVREETQKLLRAGHIREIQYPEWLANVVLVKKANGKWRMCVDFTDLNKACPKDSYPLPSIDALVDSASGCKVLSFLDAFSAYNQIKMHPRDESKTAFMTETSSYCYKVMPFGLKNAGATYKRLMDKVLAPMLGRNVYAYVDDMVVASKDKAQHVADLEELFVTISKYRLKLNPEKCVFGVEVGRFLDFMLTERGIEANPDKCAAIIAMRSPTSVKEVQQLTGWMAALSRFVSAGGEKGHPYFQCLKRNSRFAWTDECETAFIKLKEYLAAPPVLCKPVEGVPLRLYFTVTERAINSVLVQEQDQVQRPIYFLSKALQGAEMRYLALEKAALAVVFSARRLRHYFHSFTVLVMTNLPI, from the coding sequence atggccACCACTAGACGAGGTACCGCACGCGCTGCGGGAGaagaaatgtccatgcagcaggtgctggagataatgcgggggctgcaagATGATATGGTGGACTCGAAGAtagagcaagagcgcatgcaggcggatctcgacgCCTCGCATGTGAGAAACGACGAGCTCCGTCGCGttaatgaggagttgcgtcggAGTCTGAGGAACAACCAGGTGCAACGCGAGAATGAAGAGGTGGAGCATCTCACCCCACCGAgagagttttccactcccttctcgcaggagatcctagatgcagcgATCCCCAACACCTTCGCAGGGCCCAAGGCGATATTCACTGGGATGGAAGAccctgaggcgcatctcacggcgttccacacacagatggtgTTAGTGGGCGGTTCTGACGCCgcaaggtgcaagctcttcatgagcactttgacaggaatggccatggattggtttatcagccttcctagtggccatatcacctctttcCAACAGCTGTCCCAGTTGTTCAGAGAGCAATACCTGGCGAACAGGGCCCCTCCGCCAGTatcctacgatctgttcgacgtgaagcaataccaaggggagagtttgaaggagtacatcaaccgcttcgggtcccaagtggtgaaagtgggcacgtcggaggagcccatgattgtgtatgcCTTCAGGAAAGGCGTGTGTCCCGGCCCTTTCTGCGAATCCATTATTCGCAATCGTCCaaggacttttgctgaaatacggcgtcgggcggtggaacatatcgcctctgaaggagaggtgtgtgagaagcgcaccagcgttgTACCTTCGCGCCCGAGAGCACAGACGcgggctcaacccgtcagggtcaacgaaaccacgacggggagaaaaaagccagaggggagacgcccctatgagaccaggaaaccccagcccaggggtccagcaggaggggaTCGTCCAGTCAGAGAGAgggcaagaccggcgaggtacaactttgtggtggagctgaaggacctgatcgtcgtgcctaatatagctgagaggttgaggcgaccggcgaaaaccgacaaggtgttagggccacgGAAAGActcctggtgcgagttccacgaggctttcggtcatcACATTCACAACTGCCTCTCGTTGGGTTATCAGcttgatgagctggtgaggagcgggtttctgaaggattacgTCGCAGAACCCGCCACGACCGCCGCCCCGCCGGCGCCAAAAGAGGAGcaagcacacgagatgcctgtactcggcgaggtccacaccattgctggaggtttttccggcgggggacccaccgcctccctgcggaagaaatacgcgaggggggtcaattcaATTGAAGAGAGAATCTCGGgtgagccatgggagtcggacctcgtgttcacgagagaGGATCTCCGAGACGttgtaccccacgacaacgaccctgtagtcatctcagtcgtcacagcggGCCGTAAGGTGCACAGGGTCCTTGTCGACCAAGGGAGCTccgcagacgtcatgtttctgtcgacattcaacaagctgcgATTGTCCCCTGACCTTCTGAGGCCTTACACAGgctgcctatatgggttcgcagACAACcaagtggaagtccgaggctacttggagctgaggacgacatTCACAGATGGAGAAGCCTCGCGCACCGAAAGCATACGatacttggtcgtgaacgccaattccgcctacaacatcttgttggggagACCGGCGCTGAATAGGCTCAACGCGGTATCCTCCACgcgtcatatgaagatgaagctgccagacctCAGCGGCAAGGTAATAgttatcaagtcggatcaggaggaaacgcggaagtgttatgaaaacagcctaAAATCGAAGAaaagcgtgttcatggtgtttgagcgCCCGCCAAGTGTCGACGCGACAATGGTAGAGGCGACGCCCTCCGGGTCAACGCCTGTTGAGGCCACACCCGTGggggcgacgcccgaagcagaCACGCTCATGGAGGAGAGTCCCGATGGCACGGCGCCAGCGGAAGAGGTGACGCCCATTCAGGATAACAGCAGTGACCAACAAGCGACTAACGTGGTGGATAGGAGCATTGGTGACAAGACGTTTAAACTAGGGCATCTGCTGGGCCAAGAAGAGCGGGAGGCGGTGGCAGAGGTGATCTCACGCCATTTGGAcgccttcgcatggtctgcctcggatatgcccggcatcgaccctgatttcttatgtcatcacctcagcatggacaccacggttcgccccgtgcgccaaaggaggagaaaattcaatgaagagaggcagctggtggtaCGCGAAGAAACGCAAAAGCTGCTAAgggctggccacattagggaaatccaataccccgagtggctagccaacgtcgtcctggtaaagaaggcgaatgggaagtggaggatgtgcgtggacttcacagacctaaacaaggcgtgcccgaaggactcgtacccactgcccagcatTGACGCGTTGGTAGATAGCGCCTCCGGCtgcaaggtgctaagtttcctggacgctttctcggcgtacaaccagattaaaatgcacccgagagatgaaagtaaaactgcattcatgacggaaACCAGCAGTtattgttacaaggtgatgcctttcggcTTGAAAAATGCGGGTGCCACCTACAAAAgactgatggacaaggtcctagcacCCATGTTAGGAAGAAACgtatacgcctacgtggatgatatggtagtggCGTCGAAGGATAAGGCACAGCATGTGGCAGACCTGGAGGAATTAttcgtcactatatccaagtaccgcctcaagctaaaccccgagaagtgtgtctttggGGTAGAGGTCGGGAGGTTCCTAGATTTCATGCTCACggaaaggggaatagaggcgaatcccgacaaatgcgcagcgatcATCGCCATGCGTAGCCCGACGTCAGTAAAAGAAGTACAGCAGCTGACGGGgtggatggcggcgctctcgaggtttgtttctgccggaggagagaaggggcacccatatttccagtgtctTAAGAGGAATAGTCGTTTCGCATGGACAGACGAATGCGAAACGGCTTTCATCAAGCTAAAAGAATACCTGGCggcgccaccggtcctctgcaaaccggtagaaggcgtgcccctccggctgtacttcACGGTGACAGAACGAGCTATCAACTCTGTGTtagtccaagagcaggaccaggttCAAAGGCCTATCTACTTCCTAAGCAAGGCCCTACAAGGCGCGGAGATGAGGTACCTGgcgttggagaaggcagcgctggcggtggtgttttccgccaggaggcttcgtcattacttccacagctttacggtgttagtgatgacgaacctccctatatAG